A portion of the Sulfuricurvum kujiense DSM 16994 genome contains these proteins:
- a CDS encoding DNA-3-methyladenine glycosylase I, whose product MSVSRCGWVKLSDPVYVAYHDEEWGRTLHDDRKLFELFSLETQSAGLSWLTILKKCEGYREAFEGFDLYKVAHYGEADIERILNSGLVVKSRPKIEAIIGNAQGFLEIQKEFGSIDNYFWGKVGAKAIVNDIPDYKKAACTSEISDTITKGLKKRGFKFIGSTTIYAFMQACGMVNDHENGCICKNR is encoded by the coding sequence ATGTCTGTTTCACGATGCGGATGGGTCAAACTGAGTGATCCGGTGTATGTGGCATACCACGATGAAGAGTGGGGGAGAACGTTGCACGATGATCGTAAACTCTTCGAACTTTTTTCTTTGGAGACCCAATCGGCGGGGCTTAGCTGGCTGACGATCCTCAAAAAATGCGAAGGGTATCGCGAAGCGTTCGAGGGGTTTGATCTGTATAAAGTCGCCCATTACGGCGAGGCAGATATTGAGCGTATTCTCAACAGCGGACTGGTGGTCAAAAGCCGTCCGAAAATCGAGGCAATTATCGGTAATGCACAGGGGTTTTTAGAGATTCAAAAGGAATTCGGCTCGATAGACAACTATTTTTGGGGAAAAGTAGGCGCAAAAGCGATCGTCAATGATATACCTGATTACAAAAAGGCGGCATGTACCTCTGAAATTTCCGATACGATTACCAAAGGGCTCAAAAAGCGCGGATTTAAATTTATAGGATCAACAACGATTTACGCATTTATGCAGGCGTGCGGGATGGTAAACGATCATGAGAACGGATGTATATGCAAAAACCGATGA
- a CDS encoding methylated-DNA--[protein]-cysteine S-methyltransferase, with amino-acid sequence MKPSKCFIKTPIATVLAITDGNAITSVDFVDDDPTIEPIEHPLLRQLLKELAEYFAGERDHFTLPLNPEGTEFQKEVWKTLLSIPYGKTISYAEEAQKFGNPKAIRAVANANGRNPIAILIPCHRVIATGGGLGGYRGGIEKKEFLLRLESDQSSR; translated from the coding sequence ATGAAACCATCTAAATGCTTTATCAAAACGCCGATTGCTACTGTGCTCGCCATTACGGACGGAAATGCGATCACCTCTGTGGATTTTGTAGATGATGATCCTACAATCGAGCCCATTGAGCATCCTCTGCTGCGTCAGCTCTTAAAAGAGCTGGCAGAGTATTTCGCAGGAGAGAGGGATCATTTTACCCTCCCGCTTAATCCAGAGGGCACTGAGTTTCAAAAAGAAGTTTGGAAAACCCTCCTGAGTATTCCCTACGGAAAAACGATCTCCTATGCCGAGGAAGCGCAAAAATTCGGAAATCCCAAAGCGATCCGCGCCGTCGCCAATGCCAACGGCCGCAATCCCATCGCTATTTTGATCCCCTGCCACCGCGTTATCGCTACGGGCGGAGGGCTCGGCGGCTACAGAGGGGGAATAGAGAAAAAAGAGTTTTTATTGCGGTTAGAGAGCGACCAAAGCTCTCGCTAG
- a CDS encoding carboxymuconolactone decarboxylase family protein, with amino-acid sequence MAHIALPEFEEMSPAIAEKARPILEKTGKLGEIFKLLALDENIYFATDGMVQGFLLNPTHLSYDIKEAIALLISKENGCKMCVDVHKGIAKMLGLTEQRIEEILQGVDAISTSDAEKALLNFCIKASKKDNYKILKEEIDELKALGYTDVQIVEAVAITGYFNYINTLSNVFALGQ; translated from the coding sequence ATGGCACATATAGCATTACCCGAATTTGAAGAGATGTCTCCCGCAATTGCGGAGAAAGCACGTCCTATTTTGGAAAAAACGGGGAAACTCGGTGAAATTTTCAAACTGTTGGCATTGGATGAAAATATCTATTTCGCAACGGACGGGATGGTTCAGGGGTTCTTGCTCAATCCAACACACCTCTCTTACGATATCAAAGAGGCGATTGCCCTTTTGATTTCAAAAGAGAACGGCTGCAAAATGTGCGTTGACGTCCACAAAGGAATCGCCAAAATGCTCGGGCTTACTGAACAGCGGATCGAAGAGATACTGCAAGGGGTTGATGCCATTAGCACAAGCGATGCGGAAAAAGCGCTTTTGAACTTTTGTATCAAAGCCTCTAAAAAAGATAACTACAAAATCCTCAAAGAGGAGATCGATGAACTCAAAGCGCTGGGATACACCGACGTTCAGATCGTCGAAGCGGTAGCAATTACCGGCTATTTCAACTACATCAATACCCTCTCCAACGTCTTCGCTCTGGGGCAATAG
- a CDS encoding cytochrome P460 family protein yields the protein MFQRIMTFSAAFLFISTLSAASLPDIKMADTGLPFQKIEGYEDYRIVATHWRTDKKELRYVLANPIAYDAIKAKKLPMPEGSIMVKIGWSVKPMGAFPLALEADKLQRIEYMVKDSKHFDQNGDHWGYARFVKKGDTYVPYANGSAECVACHSSVASDDYLFSSFQPTF from the coding sequence ATGTTTCAGCGTATCATGACATTCTCCGCGGCTTTTTTGTTTATCTCGACACTTTCTGCCGCATCGCTCCCGGATATCAAAATGGCCGATACGGGGTTGCCGTTTCAAAAAATCGAGGGGTATGAGGACTATCGAATCGTTGCAACCCACTGGCGCACGGATAAAAAAGAGCTTCGCTATGTTCTTGCCAATCCGATTGCCTATGATGCCATCAAAGCCAAGAAACTCCCTATGCCTGAGGGGAGCATCATGGTTAAGATCGGATGGAGCGTCAAGCCGATGGGTGCTTTTCCGCTCGCTCTTGAAGCGGATAAACTTCAGCGGATCGAATACATGGTCAAAGACTCCAAGCATTTTGATCAAAACGGCGATCACTGGGGATATGCACGATTTGTCAAAAAGGGCGACACTTATGTACCCTATGCGAACGGCTCCGCGGAATGTGTCGCCTGTCATTCTTCAGTCGCTTCGGATGATTACCTGTTCTCATCCTTTCAGCCGACGTTTTAA
- a CDS encoding YciI family protein, with protein sequence MFIISLNYIKSLEEVDSLLEDHVEYLKEQYRLGNFLASGRKVPRDGGIILARAVSREEIETIITLDPFYRHQIASYEITEFNPTMTADELACLKE encoded by the coding sequence ATGTTTATTATCTCATTAAACTATATAAAATCGCTTGAGGAGGTGGATAGCCTGCTTGAAGATCACGTCGAATATCTCAAAGAACAGTATAGACTCGGAAATTTTCTCGCATCGGGGCGAAAAGTTCCCCGTGATGGAGGGATAATTTTAGCACGCGCCGTTTCCCGCGAAGAGATCGAGACGATTATCACCCTCGATCCGTTTTATCGCCATCAAATCGCCTCCTATGAAATCACCGAATTCAATCCGACGATGACCGCGGATGAATTGGCCTGTTTGAAAGAGTAA
- a CDS encoding YbaK/EbsC family protein — protein MLGGVSPLGQKKRLKTFIDSSAENFPTIYVSAGRRGLEIELRANDLAKLIDGEFASLC, from the coding sequence ATCCTCGGCGGAGTCAGCCCTCTGGGACAAAAAAAGAGGCTCAAAACATTTATCGATAGCTCAGCGGAAAATTTCCCGACGATTTATGTGAGTGCAGGGCGCAGAGGATTGGAAATCGAGCTAAGGGCGAATGATCTCGCAAAGCTTATTGATGGGGAATTTGCATCGTTGTGTTGA
- a CDS encoding MipA/OmpV family protein: MKKIVLVSLAAVVCVFAQDYTKVGLGIAYMQQPYKETKSKVLAIPYLEVKYNGFYLRGIEAGYEQKIDDYFSVGAFTKGRLDGYKSSDSDYLNGMQERKYAVDVGAKVTFEKDKIGKISAFVLNDISGTYYGYELGIEYSRRYTYEKSILIPFISLKKESKKLTDYYYGIKKSEETLQRPEYSTNGAINTEIGIRHIYTISKDMELISVASYTKLDESIYNSPIVKDKEILKAFIACSYKF, from the coding sequence TTGAAGAAAATCGTTTTAGTATCACTTGCAGCAGTTGTTTGTGTTTTTGCACAAGATTACACAAAAGTAGGATTAGGTATTGCATATATGCAACAACCTTACAAGGAAACAAAAAGTAAAGTATTAGCGATTCCGTACCTTGAAGTGAAATATAATGGATTCTATTTAAGAGGAATAGAAGCTGGATATGAGCAAAAAATAGATGACTATTTTAGCGTAGGTGCATTTACAAAAGGCAGGCTAGATGGCTACAAAAGCTCAGATTCCGATTATCTAAATGGAATGCAAGAGAGAAAATATGCCGTTGATGTAGGTGCAAAAGTTACATTTGAGAAAGATAAAATAGGCAAAATATCGGCTTTTGTGCTGAATGATATTTCAGGTACTTATTATGGATATGAACTTGGTATAGAGTACTCAAGAAGGTACACCTATGAAAAATCGATATTGATCCCGTTTATATCGCTGAAAAAAGAGAGTAAAAAGCTAACCGACTACTACTACGGTATAAAAAAATCGGAAGAAACGCTACAACGCCCGGAATATTCGACTAATGGGGCTATAAACACAGAAATAGGCATCAGGCATATATACACTATATCAAAAGATATGGAGCTTATAAGTGTGGCATCATACACAAAATTAGATGAGTCGATATACAACAGTCCAATTGTAAAAGACAAAGAAATACTCAAAGCTTTTATTGCATGTAGTTATAAATTTTGA
- a CDS encoding TetR/AcrR family transcriptional regulator, producing the protein MPKIVDFEKRIEEICDLAYFTFIEVGVKNFSLNSFISSLKMSKGQFYYYFNTKEDLVFEVVKRKSYKLIEHAKDEIAKQTSFRDKLFKFFTRHIDDVGQAHQMCNKIINDVLHMYLNTTNPQIRKFNEEIYAVMFEIIDKIFEDEIIKKGLPQEYKKHARIAMAVSDGMYLQSLILRDYDVKNEFENYLNYIVKIFEG; encoded by the coding sequence ATGCCAAAAATAGTTGATTTCGAAAAGAGAATTGAAGAAATATGCGATTTAGCATATTTCACATTTATAGAGGTAGGTGTTAAAAACTTTTCATTAAATAGTTTTATTTCGTCTCTCAAAATGTCCAAAGGACAATTTTACTATTACTTTAATACAAAAGAGGATTTGGTGTTTGAAGTAGTAAAACGCAAAAGTTACAAACTAATAGAGCATGCGAAAGATGAAATAGCAAAGCAAACTAGCTTTAGAGATAAACTATTTAAGTTTTTTACACGCCACATCGATGATGTGGGTCAGGCACATCAAATGTGTAACAAAATTATCAACGATGTATTGCATATGTATCTTAATACTACAAACCCTCAGATAAGAAAATTTAACGAAGAGATTTATGCCGTTATGTTTGAGATAATCGACAAAATTTTTGAAGATGAAATTATAAAAAAGGGGTTACCGCAAGAATACAAAAAACATGCCAGAATAGCCATGGCTGTATCAGATGGGATGTACTTACAGTCACTAATTCTAAGGGATTATGATGTTAAAAATGAGTTTGAAAACTATCTAAACTACATAGTAAAAATATTTGAAGGATAA
- the ybaK gene encoding Cys-tRNA(Pro) deacylase has translation MTPAINIAKKAKIAFQIHSYTHDPSNQSYGLEASEKLGLEPERVFKTLIVTVDTRELVVAIIPVSSMLSMKQIAKAAGGKKAEMAAGADVERSSGYILGGVSPLGQKKRLRTFIDSSAENFPTIYVSAGRRGLEIELSPEDLKTVCSAEFYDLKA, from the coding sequence ATGACCCCCGCCATCAATATCGCCAAAAAAGCAAAAATCGCTTTTCAAATCCATTCGTATACGCACGATCCCTCAAACCAGTCGTACGGTCTGGAGGCTTCAGAGAAGTTGGGACTTGAGCCTGAGAGAGTGTTTAAAACACTCATCGTGACGGTTGATACCAGAGAGCTGGTTGTGGCTATTATCCCCGTATCATCTATGCTCTCGATGAAACAAATCGCCAAAGCCGCAGGGGGCAAAAAAGCGGAGATGGCTGCGGGAGCGGATGTTGAACGCTCCAGCGGATATATCCTCGGTGGGGTGAGTCCGTTGGGGCAGAAAAAGAGACTCAGGACATTTATCGATAGCTCGGCGGAAAATTTCCCGACGATTTATGTGAGTGCAGGGCGCAGAGGATTGGAAATAGAGTTATCGCCTGAGGATTTAAAAACGGTGTGTTCGGCAGAGTTTTACGATTTGAAGGCTTGA
- a CDS encoding arylamine N-acetyltransferase family protein, producing the protein MTAENFNLSDYLSRIGYEGEVRADLATLTKLMQCQLRAIVFENTEVQAGRIPSLVPEDIVKKVIINRRGGYCYEINGVFAMALTAIGFEWYFAGARSMLYPTRRPKTHMVLIVRVEGRDYLCDTGFGGYALRAPMVIEEGEAVQDGDRFRLEILDGEYVLGAMVQGEWQRLYGFALQPQEWIEFSLANYFNATSPDTVFTQKKLAIMQTPQGRKILVDNELKLIENGKLEKREVEYADALKVYFGLEVFKI; encoded by the coding sequence ATGACAGCCGAAAACTTTAACCTCTCCGACTACCTCTCCCGCATCGGCTATGAGGGGGAAGTGCGTGCCGATCTCGCGACATTGACAAAGCTGATGCAGTGTCAGCTCCGAGCAATCGTATTCGAAAACACCGAGGTGCAGGCGGGGAGAATTCCCTCACTAGTACCTGAAGATATCGTGAAAAAAGTGATTATCAATCGTCGCGGCGGGTACTGCTACGAGATCAACGGCGTGTTTGCGATGGCGCTCACGGCTATCGGGTTCGAGTGGTATTTCGCGGGGGCGCGCTCGATGCTCTATCCGACCCGCCGTCCCAAAACGCACATGGTTTTGATCGTCCGTGTCGAGGGAAGAGACTACCTCTGCGACACCGGATTCGGCGGATACGCCCTGCGCGCACCGATGGTGATCGAAGAGGGCGAGGCCGTTCAGGACGGTGATCGTTTTCGGCTCGAAATACTCGATGGCGAGTACGTCCTCGGTGCGATGGTGCAGGGAGAGTGGCAGCGTCTGTACGGCTTTGCATTACAGCCGCAGGAATGGATCGAGTTTAGCCTCGCGAACTATTTCAACGCTACAAGCCCCGATACGGTTTTCACGCAGAAAAAGCTCGCTATCATGCAAACCCCGCAAGGGCGTAAAATCCTCGTGGATAATGAGCTAAAGCTGATCGAGAACGGCAAGCTCGAAAAACGCGAAGTTGAGTATGCAGACGCACTCAAAGTGTATTTTGGATTGGAAGTATTTAAAATATGA
- a CDS encoding ECs_2282 family putative zinc-binding protein — MFKNMSICKILIDLSRIMVYFETNIKLHIITNRKDSMNPEKYNRSVKMLCPTCGCSDFSYYDGVDETIQIMTCSSCEREFNKDELIRENSENIDEHLSEMKEEVTKDIADKLRKSLIKAFSGSKNIRIK; from the coding sequence ATGTTTAAAAATATGTCAATTTGTAAGATACTGATTGATTTATCTAGGATAATGGTATATTTTGAAACAAATATAAAGTTACATATCATTACAAACAGGAAAGACTCAATGAACCCTGAGAAATACAATAGAAGTGTAAAGATGTTATGCCCCACATGTGGGTGTTCTGATTTTTCATACTATGATGGTGTAGATGAAACGATCCAGATAATGACCTGTTCCTCATGCGAAAGAGAGTTCAATAAAGATGAACTAATCCGCGAGAATAGTGAAAATATTGATGAACATCTTTCTGAAATGAAGGAAGAAGTTACAAAAGATATAGCTGATAAACTTCGGAAGTCTTTGATAAAGGCATTTTCTGGTAGCAAAAATATTAGGATCAAATGA
- a CDS encoding DUF4175 family protein has translation MRAVYNSYNTANTANVATNSYQQDKDQLNTYMDKMKKAIEKGDFDTAQSLLEEASKLVESNTTRKRSTKISQQQEELKSQMDTLSDTLNKQDKKSALESIANIKDELKNNKNLVLKTHNPSDMIAEIRSQYLFSAYA, from the coding sequence ATGCGAGCCGTCTATAACTCTTACAATACTGCCAATACTGCTAATGTAGCAACCAATTCCTATCAACAAGATAAAGATCAATTGAATACCTATATGGACAAAATGAAAAAAGCGATTGAAAAAGGTGATTTTGACACCGCACAGTCGTTATTGGAAGAAGCTTCCAAATTGGTAGAATCGAACACTACCCGAAAAAGAAGCACCAAGATAAGTCAACAGCAAGAGGAACTCAAAAGCCAGATGGATACACTCTCCGATACCCTCAACAAACAAGACAAAAAATCGGCGTTAGAGAGCATCGCGAACATCAAAGATGAGCTCAAAAATAATAAAAATCTTGTCTTGAAAACGCATAACCCATCGGACATGATTGCCGAGATTCGATCGCAATATTTATTTTCGGCATACGCGTAG
- a CDS encoding DUF1294 domain-containing protein, whose amino-acid sequence MKAFVLLFLLFNLFTFFVFGYDKYLARSNRRRVSEKTLLNLALCGGSVGAVFAQKIFRHKSTKYRYTFWTILTIQFILFETIWFFASDISHTLQNFSLT is encoded by the coding sequence ATGAAAGCTTTCGTTCTTCTTTTTTTACTTTTTAATCTCTTTACGTTTTTTGTATTTGGGTATGACAAATATCTGGCACGGTCCAACCGTCGGCGGGTGAGTGAAAAAACGCTTTTGAATCTCGCTCTTTGCGGGGGGAGTGTGGGAGCTGTTTTCGCCCAAAAAATCTTTCGTCACAAATCAACAAAATACCGTTATACATTCTGGACCATACTAACAATTCAATTTATCCTCTTTGAAACGATCTGGTTTTTTGCCTCCGACATTTCCCACACGCTGCAAAATTTTTCACTTACGTAA
- a CDS encoding DMT family transporter produces MDNTKNTTKYILWMIIAMLFWGFAWTAGKVAAEHSNAHVAAFWRYAISFISIIPVIWFLKTPLKTDRIGFLYMLGAGALTSLFNYLFFAGLAHGQAGYGGTMVTSLAPIITYILSISFLGTAVSSRQIGALFIGIFGALILLRVPFEGFGFLNIDSSYFLGCAFVWALVTVIAQKAAKRAHLMFYTLVVFGITALINMLFAMPYRPFDFKAYDETFWITIFLIGVLPGTFSTALYFVSAGKIGAHRTGVFMFIVPVGAIVSSWVVYGEALEMTTLIGCLMAFAAVILFNMKKAKGAM; encoded by the coding sequence ATGGATAATACGAAAAACACGACGAAATACATCCTATGGATGATCATCGCGATGCTCTTTTGGGGGTTTGCGTGGACGGCGGGCAAGGTTGCCGCGGAACACTCCAATGCGCACGTTGCCGCTTTTTGGCGCTATGCGATCTCTTTTATCAGCATCATTCCCGTTATTTGGTTCTTAAAGACGCCTCTTAAAACGGATCGGATCGGATTTTTGTATATGCTCGGGGCGGGTGCGTTAACCTCACTCTTTAATTATCTGTTTTTTGCCGGGCTTGCCCACGGCCAAGCGGGGTACGGCGGTACGATGGTTACCTCGCTCGCTCCGATCATCACCTATATACTCTCGATCTCATTTCTAGGAACCGCGGTATCGTCGCGTCAAATCGGAGCGCTTTTTATCGGAATTTTTGGAGCGTTGATTTTGCTGCGTGTTCCGTTTGAGGGATTCGGATTTTTAAATATCGACAGCTCCTATTTTCTCGGGTGTGCGTTCGTCTGGGCATTGGTTACCGTAATCGCTCAAAAGGCGGCCAAGCGGGCGCATCTGATGTTTTATACGCTGGTCGTATTCGGTATCACCGCGTTGATCAATATGCTGTTTGCTATGCCGTATCGCCCTTTTGATTTCAAAGCCTACGATGAGACATTCTGGATCACTATATTTTTGATCGGGGTGCTTCCGGGGACGTTTAGCACGGCGCTTTATTTTGTATCGGCGGGAAAAATCGGTGCGCATCGGACAGGGGTATTCATGTTTATCGTCCCCGTAGGGGCGATTGTATCGAGCTGGGTTGTGTACGGCGAGGCATTGGAGATGACGACGCTTATCGGATGTCTGATGGCGTTTGCGGCGGTGATCTTGTTTAATATGAAAAAAGCGAAAGGAGCTATGTGA
- a CDS encoding GNAT family N-acetyltransferase: MIYENAEIEDIPAITSLLNRSYRGESSRAGWTTEADLLSGKRIDETGLLQLLNDPDSLILIARSDETITATLHAHREADSVHFGLFAVEPTQQGNGIGKVLLSYAETEAHKRWGIDTAVMEVITHRTELIEYYERRGYRKTGEIIPFPESDLWEKQVDKLALVVMRKHLASV; encoded by the coding sequence ATGATTTATGAAAACGCAGAGATAGAAGATATACCCGCTATTACGTCTCTTCTTAACCGTTCTTACCGCGGTGAGAGTTCCCGCGCGGGATGGACGACCGAAGCCGATCTTCTCAGCGGTAAGCGGATCGATGAGACAGGGCTGCTTCAACTGCTGAATGACCCTGATTCTCTGATTTTGATCGCCCGATCCGACGAAACGATTACAGCTACACTCCATGCCCATCGTGAAGCTGATAGCGTCCATTTCGGGCTGTTCGCCGTTGAGCCGACACAACAAGGCAACGGAATCGGAAAAGTGCTTTTATCCTATGCAGAGACTGAGGCCCATAAGCGCTGGGGAATCGATACCGCCGTTATGGAAGTGATTACCCACCGTACGGAATTAATCGAGTATTATGAACGAAGAGGCTACCGGAAAACCGGGGAAATAATCCCGTTTCCCGAATCCGATTTGTGGGAGAAACAAGTAGACAAATTGGCGCTCGTCGTTATGCGCAAACATCTCGCTTCCGTTTAA
- a CDS encoding methyl-accepting chemotaxis protein yields MNIYKQLVVLVSVALIGLIGVSVLAIVKLDSVFEETNFGNVNSIPSLSALNEAVDQIAAMRVIAYKYHVETNPEQKKKNEERLFTAQADLEKAFKTYEPLVAGEKDKAMLQADREAAKEYMALLTEIMNLSKSGQEEEAKALLLKKHKETVATLNDAIKKHVEFNAELAKNEAKHAEEDKKSADATMIAISLIVIVFTLFLSISIVKSILNGVNTIHDGIKLFVQDKELTFRIKYDQNNEIKDIVNSFNELVETLKAMIDDAKQSSNENASVSQELSSTSLHIGKNAEESAKIVNKTIDDMSSIKAFVQQTAEMSEETKKEIVSAGEKLERSKNEIITLRGEVNSASEAESALAHKLEEMSRDAEQVKQILTVISDIADQTNLLALNAAIEAARAGEHGRGFAVVADEVRKLAERTQKSLFEINATINIIVQSIIDSAEQMGKNAENILRLVEVSANVEETILDTSIIMNSSVEAVSVSAVNALKISDDTEKIMEMVSNINDLTNQNVRSVEEIASAAEHLYQLTEGLNGKLNQFKS; encoded by the coding sequence ATGAATATTTATAAACAGTTAGTCGTATTGGTGAGTGTTGCGTTAATCGGGCTGATCGGCGTTTCAGTATTGGCGATCGTTAAACTCGATTCTGTCTTTGAAGAGACCAATTTCGGTAATGTTAATTCGATCCCCTCATTATCGGCATTAAACGAAGCGGTTGATCAAATTGCCGCAATGCGTGTAATTGCCTATAAATACCATGTTGAGACCAATCCCGAACAAAAAAAGAAAAACGAAGAGAGACTGTTCACCGCACAGGCTGATTTGGAAAAGGCGTTTAAAACCTATGAACCCTTAGTTGCGGGAGAAAAAGACAAAGCGATGCTGCAAGCCGACAGAGAAGCGGCAAAAGAGTATATGGCTTTGTTGACCGAGATTATGAATTTGAGCAAAAGCGGCCAAGAAGAAGAGGCCAAAGCTTTATTGCTAAAAAAACATAAAGAGACGGTAGCCACACTGAATGATGCTATAAAAAAGCATGTGGAATTTAATGCAGAGTTGGCAAAAAATGAAGCCAAACATGCGGAAGAAGATAAAAAGAGCGCCGATGCGACGATGATCGCTATCAGTCTGATTGTGATTGTCTTCACTTTATTTTTGAGTATTTCGATTGTGAAAAGTATTCTAAACGGTGTAAATACTATTCATGACGGTATAAAACTGTTTGTTCAGGATAAAGAGCTGACCTTTAGAATCAAGTACGACCAGAATAATGAGATCAAAGATATCGTAAACAGTTTCAATGAATTGGTCGAAACACTAAAAGCGATGATTGATGACGCAAAACAGTCTTCCAATGAAAATGCGTCCGTTTCACAGGAACTCAGCAGTACCAGTCTGCATATCGGGAAAAATGCGGAAGAGAGTGCCAAAATCGTCAATAAGACGATAGATGATATGAGTTCTATCAAAGCATTCGTACAGCAGACGGCGGAAATGTCCGAAGAGACGAAAAAAGAGATCGTATCTGCCGGAGAAAAGCTCGAACGCTCCAAGAATGAAATTATTACGCTCCGCGGAGAGGTAAATTCGGCTAGTGAAGCAGAATCGGCATTGGCGCATAAACTCGAAGAGATGAGCCGGGATGCCGAACAGGTTAAGCAGATTTTGACGGTTATCTCAGATATTGCCGATCAGACCAACCTGCTGGCGCTTAATGCGGCAATCGAAGCGGCACGTGCGGGTGAACACGGACGCGGATTTGCCGTTGTCGCCGATGAAGTACGAAAACTGGCGGAACGGACTCAAAAGTCTCTATTTGAAATCAATGCAACGATTAACATCATTGTGCAATCCATTATCGATTCGGCCGAACAAATGGGAAAAAATGCCGAAAATATTTTACGTTTGGTAGAGGTGTCTGCGAATGTGGAAGAGACAATACTCGATACCAGTATTATCATGAACTCAAGTGTTGAAGCGGTATCCGTGAGTGCCGTCAATGCACTAAAAATTTCCGATGATACCGAAAAAATTATGGAGATGGTCTCTAATATCAATGATTTGACCAATCAAAATGTCCGTAGTGTTGAAGAGATCGCTTCCGCGGCGGAGCATTTGTATCAGTTGACAGAGGGATTAAACGGTAAGCTTAACCAGTTTAAATCGTAG
- a CDS encoding YbhB/YbcL family Raf kinase inhibitor-like protein encodes MRLPLLLSPLMILGALSLNAGEFTLHSNDLSGQLTKTQEFSGFGCDGKNISPELHWSDAPKGTKSFALSVYDPDAPTGSGWWHWIVFNIPASTVSLPSGFGDTAQKHLIQATQSITDYGKAGFGGACPPKGDRPHRYMFTVHALNVAHIDLDEKASPALVGYMINAHSIAKATIVSYYGR; translated from the coding sequence ATGCGTTTACCACTTCTTCTTTCTCCTCTGATGATTTTAGGAGCACTATCTCTTAACGCCGGAGAATTCACCCTGCACAGCAACGACCTCTCCGGTCAACTCACTAAAACACAGGAGTTTTCGGGATTCGGATGCGACGGAAAAAACATCTCTCCCGAACTGCATTGGAGTGATGCACCCAAAGGAACCAAAAGTTTTGCGCTCAGCGTCTACGATCCGGATGCTCCGACGGGAAGCGGATGGTGGCACTGGATCGTCTTTAACATCCCCGCTTCTACCGTGTCGCTTCCATCAGGTTTCGGCGATACCGCCCAAAAACACCTCATACAAGCCACCCAAAGTATCACCGATTACGGCAAAGCCGGTTTCGGAGGGGCATGCCCTCCCAAAGGTGATCGTCCTCACCGCTATATGTTTACCGTCCATGCGCTGAATGTCGCTCACATCGATCTGGATGAAAAGGCTTCCCCTGCCCTCGTCGGGTATATGATCAATGCCCATTCGATTGCAAAAGCGACCATTGTCTCCTATTACGGGAGATGA